A segment of the Arachis hypogaea cultivar Tifrunner chromosome 5, arahy.Tifrunner.gnm2.J5K5, whole genome shotgun sequence genome:
GACAAATCCGGCCCACACCCGAAAGGTTACTACTATTTAAATTGGACACTatacttattatttttttggacaGGATAGTTATTCAAAAAGCCCAAAATGAGATGGTTGGGCCTAAGAATCACAAAAAATGGGTATGGGACCCGACCCGACCCAAAACACAGTGAGATGGAGCTGTGGTTGAGTGTGAGTGAGCtagaaagaaaaactaagaaaaaactCTGAAAACCCTAATCTTTGATCATGTATCGTTATCTCTTTCCAATTTGCCATGTCCGTGGATCTTCTCTCTTCGCACCCAAACCTTCACGGTCTGTTATCTCTGCCTTCTTCTCAGGACCGTTGCAAAACCACATCGGTAATTTCCTGGTTCTCTTTTTTGCTTTCAATTTTTAACCCATCCATGGATTATGGCATTTCGATcttattggttagaaatgttGCTTATTGATTAGTGGTTTAGGGTGAGTGTTCTGATTGGTTGGTGAATTGTGTGTTTGGAAGTTTATAACCCGAGTTGTTTGATATGGATTTGTGGAAAACGTTATGGTTATTGTGTTTTTAGGTGAAGTTTCAATTGTTATTTGTTATTGTCGAATTGGAATGCTCAAATGCTTGCAAATTGAAAATGGATGTCTTGGATCAGTTTCACAGTTTCAAAATTTGCAAGTGAAGGTTTAGTTTTTAGGCTAGTCACTAGTCATGAGTGTAATGGGGtcttattcaaaattttaatgcCGCAGAGCATGTTAGAGGATTTTCAACTGGTGAATCAGATCCTAATCGTCCCTTTTCGATGCGGGATAGATTAAATGAAAACTCGAGAGGTGGGAATGAAACTTTACCGGAGGCCATCCGGGATAGGGTGATGTGGAACACGAGTGGAAGTGGTGCTGGGAATGAGAGGAGTTTCAACCGTCAACCGGATAATCTTCCTTTTTTCATGCGGAATGGAGAGAACTCAAACTCAAGAGGTGCCAGTTATGCTCAGAATAGGAGGGGTTTTGGCCGGGATTCGGGTACTCGTCCTTTTTTTATGCGGGACAGGGAGAATCTAAATGTAAGCaatgagaatgatggtgggactGAGACTGAGAAGAGTTCCAGGCCTATGGATTTCGTGAGAGGGGTTATAGATGAAGATGGCCAGGATCATCTTCAGGCTTACAGTAATCAATTTGAGAAAGACGCCGATTTTGTTCATATAAAGATGCTGCGGAACAACACGTTTGTTACCGTAACAGATTCTAAAGGGAACATAAAGCTTAGCGGCTCCGTTGGTTCCGTGAAAGAGATGAAATCAGGGCAGAAGCTTGCTAGGTATGCTGCTGAGGCAACTTCAGAGGTTGTCGGGCGAAGGGCAAGGGGTTTGGGGTTGAAAGCTGTTGTTATGAAAGTGAACGGATTTACTCATTTCAGGAGAAAAAGGCAAGCAATAATGAGCTGGTTGGAGGGTTTTTTGGATTCTCGAGCAGACAAAAGTAGAAATCCGGTTGTTCACATTGAAGATACCACTAGAAAGCCTCATAATGGTTGTCGACTCCCAAAGAAAAGACGAATTTAGATTCGGTTAGTTTGATGGCTCAATAAAGAGTTTTTGTAGCAGTATGGGAAATGCTTTGTTGTTGTTCTCTTTATGTTGTTGATGGGCTATATCATTCTCAATTGAAGGTTATGGATCTGTTACTTGTTGATCTGTCTTTCTAGTTACTACCATTCCTTAGTTTTTACATGTGTGATTACATGACACCATATCTTGCATAATTCAGATTGATGAAAAGTTAACATGACTCTTTTTGGTAACAAGACTTTCTTTGATGATACTGTTGAAGCCATGTTATTTCTAACATTGAAATGCCAAGTTTGATTCATGAAAGTTCcaccaaaatttttacttttgaatCTTGGGGTGCAAGCAATAATTATGAATGGTTAGGTGACTACTCAACTAGATGTTggtatttttcaaagaaaatttgAAGCTTAACAATGATTATCTATTTATCAAGCCTTGCAGTTAGAAGGAAGAGGACTTTAATGTTGATGGGTATTCCAAAAAGCATGATCATATCaagttatatatatttatcattGTCAGTCAAGTAATATATTCAATGCAGTATGTAGTTATCAACAAAAACGATGTGACAAATCTTATACGGGGTGGAAGTATTTCTAGTTTTGAACATCTTAGTCCTCGCTCGAAAGAAAGCAACAACGTGAAAAGTTTGACAATCATGATAACCTCAAAGGAAACTGAAAGAGATGCCTTGTCAAAACTTTGGACTATATTCATCATCGTAGGATTATTAGTGTCTTAAATGAAACTTggtaatatatattttaggaagtttaattttgatgcactgacaatGGAAAATGTTTTGCATAGTCGTGCAATCATATCTGTTCTACGTAAATGTAAAaggtagttatttttattgatgtagcATTATAGAATTGGATGCATGTGtaaaaatacatcaaaattaaattctattttatattccctttacttttatttaatcGCTATTGTACTAGTTTCTTCTAATTTATTGATgcacaaaacatgcaaatttcGTAAGATTAGAAacaatgaaataaatgaaaaattaaatatagTTGACTTGATAATGGGAAGCACAGTTTACACTAGTTAATTTTAGTGTGTGATGCTAAGTTCTGTGACATTAAGTTGTAACATGATTTTCTTAGAATATTACAAAGATAAAGGGTGTCAAATATTAGTAGATCTATACCTTCCTTTCTTTTGAAAGCAAAATGATATCAAAATTGAAAATTAGTCCAAAAGTGAGGGAAAaaacgaaagagaaaagagacGCAACCACCACAATGACAATAGAGTAGAATATGAATATATATGCAAACAAAAAGCATACTTTTCCAACTTCCTACTAAACCCTACGTTAGTTGGCAATTGAGAAAGGAAAACTACCAAACTAAATTAATGAAGGGAGAAAA
Coding sequences within it:
- the LOC112801711 gene encoding uncharacterized protein, whose translation is MYRYLFPICHVRGSSLFAPKPSRSVISAFFSGPLQNHIEHVRGFSTGESDPNRPFSMRDRLNENSRGGNETLPEAIRDRVMWNTSGSGAGNERSFNRQPDNLPFFMRNGENSNSRGASYAQNRRGFGRDSGTRPFFMRDRENLNVSNENDGGTETEKSSRPMDFVRGVIDEDGQDHLQAYSNQFEKDADFVHIKMLRNNTFVTVTDSKGNIKLSGSVGSVKEMKSGQKLARYAAEATSEVVGRRARGLGLKAVVMKVNGFTHFRRKRQAIMSWLEGFLDSRADKSRNPVVHIEDTTRKPHNGCRLPKKRRI